In the genome of Raphanus sativus cultivar WK10039 chromosome 4, ASM80110v3, whole genome shotgun sequence, one region contains:
- the LOC108855574 gene encoding uncharacterized protein LOC108855574, translated as MMWTVKPAPMPVQFSRGLTGSISVGHSHPPPRNDDGFHRRNIPRKSQTSESVSVGGLGQRILLRSGESNPNPNKPVPDEKEISGSEVLLAIQRATAQRKRSNADKKKKTKIGGVELSSTAGESTGDNGVDYSNVRSLMIKNDWGHRLDEFEKLLKEFQDMEL; from the coding sequence ATGATGTGGACCGTGAAACCGGCGCCGATGCCGGTTCAATTTTCCAGGGGACTAACCGGTTCAATCTCCGTCGGCCATTCACATCCTCCGCCCCGTAATGACGACGGGTTTCACCGTCGTAACATCCCGAGGAAATCACAAACATCTGAGTCAGTATCTGTCGGCGGTTTAGGCCAACGAATCCTCCTCCGGTCCGGAGAAtcgaacccgaacccgaacAAACCGGTTCCAGACGAGAAGGAGATTAGTGGATCAGAAGTGCTCTTGGCGATTCAGAGAGCGACGGCTCAGAGGAAGAGATCGAACGCcgataaaaagaagaagacgaagataGGAGGTGTGGAGCTGTCATCCACTGCGGGAGAGTCCACCGGAGATAACGGTGTTGACTACAGTAACGTGAGGTCTTTAATGATCAAGAACGATTGGGGACACAGGTTAGACGAGTTCGAGAAGCTTCTCAAAGAGTTTCAAGACATGGAACTTTGA
- the LOC108851844 gene encoding auxin-responsive protein SAUR32 — MGTGEKSLKGFHLLRKQTVKNKDVPKGCLAIKVGSQGEEQQRFVVPVLYFNHPLFMQLLKEAEDEYGFDQKGTITIPCEVAEFRYVQDLIEGERSINHNHHHRHSGRDQYHHLVGCFRA; from the coding sequence ATGGGGACTGGAGAAAAATCTTTGAAAGGCTTCCATTTACTTCGCAAACAAACGGTCAAAAACAAAGATGTTCCAAAAGGATGCTTAGCGATCAAAGTTGGATCACAAGGAGAAGAGCAACAAAGATTTGTAGTTCCTGTTTTGTATTTTAACCATCCTTTGTTCATGCAGCTATTGAAGGAAGCAGAAGATGAGTATGGATTCGATCAAAAGGGAACCATCACGATTCCATGCGAAGTAGCGGAGTTTCGTTACGTTCAAGATTTGATTGAAGGAGAGAGATCGATTAATCATAACCATCATCATAGACATAGCGGTCGTGATCAGTATCATCATCTTGTTGGATGCTTCAGAGCGTGA
- the LOC108848630 gene encoding CDPK-related kinase 3 encodes MGQCYGKVNNQSKQNVSDEANTTTYVVSGDGNQNQPLTTPQRANKNATTTTTTPARSSNPSPWPSPFPHGSSSSPLPPGVSPSPARTSTPRRFFRRPFPPPSPAKHIKASLIKRLGVKPKEGPIPEEGGESEQSLLDKSFGYGKNFGAKYELGKEVGRGHFGHTCSGRGKKGEIKDRPVAVKIISKAKMTTAIAIEDVRREVKLLKSLSGHKHLIRYYDACEDANNVYIVMELCEGGELLDRILARGGKYPEDDAKAIVVQILNVVSFCHLQGVVHRDLKPENFLFTSSREDSDLKLIDFGLSDFVKPDERLNDIVGSAYYVAPEVLHRSYSLEADIWSIGVITYILLCGSRPFWARTESGIFRTVLRSEPHYDDLPWPTVSPEGKEFVKRLLNKDYRKRMSAVQALTHPWLRDESRALPLDILIFKLVKAYLHATPLRRAALKALAKALTENELVYLRAQFMLLGPNKDGSISLENFKMALMQNATDAMRESRVPEILNMMESLAYRKMYFEEFCAAAISIHQLEAVEAWDEIAAAGFEHFETEGNRVITIEELARELNVGASAYGHLREWVRSCDGKLSFLGFTKFLHGVTLRAAHARPR; translated from the exons ATGGGGCAATGCTACGGGAAGGTTAACAATCAGAGCAAGCAAAACGTCTCCGACGAAGCTAACACCACTACTTACGTCGTCTCCGGCGACGGGAACCAGAATCAGCCTCTAACCACTCCTCAGAGAGCTAACAAGAAcgctactactactactactactccaGCTAGGTCTTCGAATCCGAGCCCATGGCCTAGTCCTTTCCCTCACGGATCCTCCTCGAGTCCTCTCCCTCCCGGCGTCTCTCCCTCTCCGGCGAGGACCTCGACTCCGAGGAGATTCTTCAGACGGCCTTTCCCTCCGCCGTCTCCGGCGAAACACATCAAGGCATCGCTGATCAAACGGCTTGGCGTGAAGCCTAAGGAAGGTCCGATCCCCGAGGAAGGAGGGGAGAGTGAGCAGTCGCTTCTCGATAAGAGCTTTGGATATGGAAAGAACTTTGGGGCGAAGTATGAGTTGGGGAAAGAAGTGGGGAGAGGGCATTTTGGTCATACTTGTTCTGGTCGTGGGAAGAAGGGTGAGATTAAGGATCGTCCTGTTGCTGTCAAGATCATCTCCAAGGCTAAG ATGACAACAGCAATAGCAATTGAAGATGTTCGGAGGGAGGTGAAACTATTGAAATCATTATCTGGGCACAAACATCTGATCAGATATTATGATGCATGTGAGGACGCCAATAACGTATACATTGTCATGGA GTTGTGTGAAGGTGGAGAACTTCTAGACAGAATTTTAGCAAG AGGTGGAAAATACCCAGAGGATGACGCAAAGGCTATCGTCGTACAGATTCTAAACGTGGTTTCATTTTGTCATCTCCAAGGAGTTGTCCACCGTGACTTAAAGCCAGAG AATTTTCTTTTCACATCTAGCCGTGAAGACTCAGACTTGAAGCTCATTGATTTTGGCCTCTCAGACTTTGTCAAACCCG ATGAGAGACTGAATGATATAGTTGGAAGCGCATACTATGTGGCGCCTGAAGTTCTACACAGATCATACAGCCTTGAGGCTGATATATGGAGTATTGGAGTTATTACGTATATACTCTTATGTGGAAGCAGGCCTTTCTGGGCACGCACAGAATCTGGAATCTTTCGCACTGTGCTGAGGAGTGAACCGCACTACGATGACTTGCCTTGGCCAACTGTTTCACCGGAAGGTAAAGAGTTTGTGAAACGTCTTCTCAACAAAGACTATAGGAAACGAATGTCTGCTGTTCAAGCTTTGA CTCATCCATGGTTACGAGATGAGAGTCGTGCGCTTCCTTTAGACATTCTGATCTTTAAGTTGGTTAAAGCCTATTTGCACGCAACACCTCTTCGACGTGCTGCTTTAAAG GCTCTAGCAAAAGCATTGACAGAGAACGAGCTAGTCTATCTTAGAGCACAGTTCATGCTCTTGGGACCAAATAAAGATGGAAGCATCTCCCTCGAAAACTTTAAAATG GCGCTTATGCAAAATGCAACAGACGCAATGAGAGAATCAAGAGTTCCTGAAATTCTTAACATG ATGGAATCTCTAGCGTATAGAAAGATGTATTTCGAAGAGTTTTGTGCAGCAGCAATTAGCATACATCAACTGGAAGCTGTCGAAGCTTGGGATGAGATTGCAGCCGCCGGTTTTGAGCATTTTGAGACCGAGGGAAACCGAGTGATCACCATCGAAGAGCTAGCAAGG GAACTGAATGTGGGTGCGTCTGCGTACGGGCACTTGAGAGAATGGGTAAGGAGTTGTGATGGGAAGCTGAGCTTCTTAGGCTTCACTAAGTTCTTGCATGGAGTTACTCTTCGTGCTGCTCACGCGAGACCTCGCTag
- the LOC108855572 gene encoding rho GTPase-activating protein 3 — protein sequence MTTFSRSKSTGATGFPYDDYEEEHSPTSIDYYDVSSPLSSHGSRSGSGQFTMLDLLAAVLRKSLVMSCTMERGGDDVAASMDIGWPTEVKHVSHVTFDRFNGFLGLPSELEPEVSPRAPSASVSVFGVSAKSMQCSYDNRGNSVPTILLRMQKRLYTEGGLKAEGIFRINPDNAKEEHVRKQLNSGVVPRGIDVHCLAGLIKAWFRELPTGVLDVLTPEQVMKCNTEEDCSRLVTLLPPVESALLDWAIGLMADVVEHEQFNKMNARNVAMVFAPNMTQMADPLTALIHAVQVMNFLKTLILMNLKERENADAKARWIEKKTSEEWESHHSEILATEKTSNNPKFLRVSTLCRLEADNEEEFWNIEKRHDHKDTCETIGTVQKLSKFSKPTKKPLVSNKHEGKSARDAWGSRLSSLPW from the exons ATGACTACCTTCTCCCGATCCAAGTCCACCGGAGCTACTGGTTTCCCCTACGACGACTACGAAGAAGAACATAGCCCTACCAGCATAGACTACTACGACGTTTCCAGTCCTCTGAGCTCACACGGGTCGAGATCCGGGTCGGGACAGTTTACGATGCTTGACCTTCTTGCGGCGGTTCTGAGGAAGTCGCTGGTGATGTCTTGCACCATGGAGAGAGGTGGTGATGACGTGGCAGCCTCTATGGATATAGGTTGGCCGACGGAGGTTAAGCACGTGAGTCACGTGACTTTTGATCGGTTTAATGGTTTTCTTGGTCTACCCTCTGAGCTCGAACCGGAGGTATCTCCTCGAGCTCCTAGCGCCAG cGTGAGCGTCTTTGGAGTATCAGCGAAGTCGATGCAATGCTCTTACGACAACAGAGGAAATAGCGTTCCAACGATCCTTCTCAGGATGCAGAAACGTCTTTATACCGAAGGAGGTCTTAAA GCTGAAGGAATATTCCGAATAAATCCAGATAATGCCAAAGAAGAGCATGTCCGAAAACAGCTAAACAGCGGTGTAGTACCACGTGGGATCGATGTTCATTGCTTGGCTGGTCTCATAAAG GCCTGGTTTAGAGAGCTACCAACAGGAGTGCTTGATGTGCTGACACCAGAGCAAGTGATGAAATGTAACACAGAAGAAGACTGTAGTAGGCTCGTGACTCTTCTTCCTCCGGTTGAATCTGCACTTCTCGACTGGGCCATCGGTCTAATGGCTGATGTGGTTGAGCATGAACAGTTCAACAAAATGAATGCTCGCAATGTAGCTATGGTTTTCGCTCCAAATATGACCCAA ATGGCAGATCCTTTAACTGCATTGATCCACGCGGTACAAGTGATGAACTTTCTCAAGACTTTGATCCTAATGAACCTCAAAGAGAGGGAAAACGCAGATGCGAAAGCAAGGTGGATCGAGAAAAAAACATCAGAAGAATGGGAATCACACCACTCTGAGATATTAGCCACTGAGAAAACAAGCAATAACCCTAAGTTCTTGAGAGTGTCTACTCTGTGTAGGCTGGAGGCTGACAATGAAGAAGAGTTTTGGAACATTGAGAAGAGACACGATCACAAGGATACATGTGAAACCATTGGGACTGTTCAGAAGCTGTCTAAGTTCAGCAAACCGACAAAGAAACCTCTTGTAAGTAATAAACACGAAGGAAAAAGCGCAAGAGATGCTTGGGGTTCACGTCTCTCTTCTTTGCCTTGGTAA